One window from the genome of Malus domestica chromosome 01, GDT2T_hap1 encodes:
- the LOC103439495 gene encoding protein EXORDIUM-like 3, translated as MPQHRRTGWLSQPPAPVLLLLTVLTLFLSANPAIAWRPWPHLKHNTSDLRFGDNKKFEGSSDFVKLRYHMGPVLTANITVHTIWYGTWQPRQKKIIREFINSISAAGSKRPSVAGWWRTVQLYTDQTGANISRTVQLGAGKNDRFYSHGKTLTRLSIQSVIKSAVTAKTRPLPVNPQSGLYLLLTSDDVYVQDFCKQVCGFHYFTFPSLVGYTLPYAWIGNSAKLCPGTCAYPFAVPDYIPGLKPLKSPNGDVGVEGMISVIAHEIAELASNPLVNAWYAGQDPSFPVEIADLCEGIYGTGGGGSYTGQLMDDHDGATYNMNGIRRKFLVQWVWSHILNYCTGPNALDQ; from the coding sequence atgccCCAGCACCGCCGTACCGGCTGGCTTTCTCAGCCACCGGCTCCGGTGCTCCTTCTCCTCACGGTACTCACCCTCTTCCTCTCCGCCAACCCAGCCATTGCATGGCGCCCCTGGCCCCACCTCAAACACAACACCTCCGACCTCCGCTTCGGAGACAACAAAAAATTCGAAGGCTCCTCCGATTTCGTCAAGTTGCGCTACCACATGGGCCCTGTACTAACCGCCAACATAACCGTCCACACAATATGGTACGGCACGTGGCAGCCGCGCCAGAAGAAGATCATCCGCGAGTTCATCAACTCCATCTCTGCCGCCGGCTCCAAGCGCCCCTCCGTCGCCGGTTGGTGGAGGACCGTACAGCTTTACACCGACCAGACCGGCGCGAACATCTCGCGCACGGTCCAGCTCGGCGCCGGGAAAAACGACCGGTTTTACTCTCACGGTAAAACCCTGACGCGCCTCTCGATACAGTCCGTGATCAAAAGCGCCGTAACGGCTAAAACGAGGCCGTTACCCGTCAATCCACAGAGTGGGCTCTACCTCCTGCTCACATCTGATGACGTGTACGTCCAGGATTTCTGCAAACAGGTCTGTGGATTCCACTACTTTACTTTCCCCTCCCTCGTCGGATACACGCTGCCGTACGCGTGGATTGGAAACTCGGCCAAATTGTGTCCAGGTACGTGCGCCTACCCGTTCGCCGTACCCGATTATATCCCGGGGTTAAAGCCGCTAAAGTCACCTAACGGTGACGTGGGAGTTGAAGGGATGATAAGCGTTATCGCGCACGAGATTGCTGAGCTGGCGAGTAACCCGTTAGTGAACGCCTGGTACGCGGGTCAGGACCCGAGTTTTCCGGTCGAGATTGCTGATCTCTGCGAGGGAATCTACGGTACGGGAGGGGGCGGGTCGTACACGGGTCAGCTGATGGACGATCACGATGGTGCCACGTATAATATGAATGGGATCCGACGGAAGTTCTTGGTTCAGTGGGTTTGGAGCCACATTTTAAATTACTGTACCGGACCTAATGCACTCGATCAGTAA